A genomic segment from Coccinella septempunctata chromosome 3, icCocSept1.1, whole genome shotgun sequence encodes:
- the LOC123309442 gene encoding protein SREK1IP1-like, whose translation MENYASKLVSSAKESVRAACKKCGYAGHLTYQCRNFLKIDPNKEIVLDVSSTSSESEEDYTTPLTELRKEELLQKLKEMKKHKKKAKKKRKKRCRSSDESSESEEDKKLSRKRKHKKKTKSRRKSSSSDSEDSSDHFQKKVKSKKSSG comes from the coding sequence ATGGAAAACTATGCATCAAAACTTGTATCCTCAGCTAAAGAATCTGTGAGGGCAGCTTGTAAAAAATGTGGATATGCTGGACATTTAACGTATCAGTGTAGAAATTTTCTGAAGATAGATCCAAATAAGGAAATCGTTCTAGATGTTAGTAGTACTAGTAGTGAATCAGAAGAAGATTATACAACCCCTCTAACTGAATTACGTAAAGAAGAATTACTTCAGAAATTGAAGGAAATGAAGAAGCACAAGAAAAAGGCGAAGAAGAAACGTAAAAAAAGGTGTAGGTCGAGTGATGAAAGCAGTGAGAGTGAAGAAGATAAAAAACTATCTAGAAAAAGGAAGCACAAAAAAAAGACAAAATCTCGAAGAAAGTCTTCCAGCTCTGATTCAGAAGATAGTTCAGATCACTTCCAAAAAAAAGTCAAATCAAAGAAATCGTCAGGTTAA
- the LOC123309443 gene encoding UPF0587 protein CG4646, producing MVKISLQINATLEQVEELYTNHPHYAFLLKLKCLSCGECPDVWHDVIESKTYPSKTGKSDTHYSAKCKLCGRENSLSIIEGTNEKYTNDDQGRFKSIVTFDCRGIEPVEFTPTDGWIAKIEESGRLFEDINLAEKEWVEYDERIGQSVGIYDFQSQFIKIK from the exons ATGGTAAAAATCAGTTTACAAATAAATGCCACTTTAGAGCAAGTAGAAGAATTGTACACTAACCATCCACATTATGCATTTCTACTGAAACTCAAATGTCTGAGCTGTGGAGAATGTCCTGATGTATGGCATGATGTTATTGAATCCAAGACGTACCCTTCTAAGACTGGTAAATCGGATACACATTATTCGGCAAAATGCAAACTGTGTGGAAGAGAAAATAGCCTTTCAATTATCGAAGGAACAAATG AAAAATACACTAACGATGACCAAGGACGGTTTAAGTCCATTGTAACTTTCGATTGTCGAGGAATTGAGCCAGTGGAGTTCACTCCTACAGATGGATGGATTGCTAAAATTGAAGAGAGCGGTAGACTTTTTGAGGACATAAATTTGGCAGAGAAAGAATGGGTTGAATATGACGAGAGGATTGGGCAGTCTGTCGGTATATATGATTTTCAATCacaattcatcaaaattaaGTGA
- the LOC123309903 gene encoding NEDD4 family-interacting protein 2 — protein MMDNNHQEQMGLPQVTPIPENIPESLPQITCIIMGSSVDNIPPPKPDFYAPPPYEIVTNPTKLPTYEEVQREKHLEGQHMPININTPTITPPVFARPHNQRVITITNEGADDTDTSLLGTDFMFYVAFFVAFVFNWIGFLLLLCFCHTIASRYGALAGFGLSLAKWTFIVQHSTDLASKDNSWLWWLIMTFGLIICLRAILQYLSIKRGWHMLSASHQERLLFFY, from the exons ATGATGGATAACAATCATCAAGAGCAG ATGGGCCTGCCACAGGTAACACCAATTCCAGAGAATATCCCTGAGAGTTTACCCCAGATCACTTGTATTATAATGGGATCTTCTGTTGATAACATACCACCACCAaaacctgatttttatgcacCACCGCCATATGAAATAGTGACAAACCCCACTAAGTTGCCTACCTATGAAGAGGTTCAAAGAGAGAAACATTTGGAGGGACAACATATGCCAATTAATATCAACACACCAACTATTACT cCTCCTGTATTTGCCAGACCTCATAATCAGAGAGTTATAACAATCACTAACGAAGGCGCAGATGATACAGACACGAGCCTTCTTGGCACAGATTTCATGTTTTATGTGGCATTCTTCG TGGCTTTTGTATTCAATTGGATAGGATTTTTACTCCTACTGTGCTTCTGTCACACAATCGCTTCACGCTATGGTGCTCTTGCTGGATTTGGATTATCTCTAGCCAAGTGGACCTTTATAGTACAGCATTCTACAGATTTGGCATCTAAAGATAATAGTTGGCTATGGTGGTTGATCATGACTTTTG gtTTGATAATTTGTTTGAGGGCCATTTTGCAATATTTGAGTATAAAGAGAGGCTGGCATATGTTGTCAGCTAGTCATCAAGAGCgccttctatttttttattag
- the LOC123309274 gene encoding 60S ribosomal protein L21 — MTNSKGYRRGTRDLFSRKFKKHGVIPLSTYMKVYKVGDIVDIKGNGAVQKGMPHKAYHGRTGRVFNVTPHALGVIVNKRVRGKIIPKRINIRIEHVNHSKCREDFLTRVKTNEKLRREAKEKKVHVNLRRQPEQPRPSHIVSGKVPAVCLAPIPYEFIA; from the coding sequence ATGACTAACTCTAAGGGTTACCGTAGAGGAACTAGAGATTTGTTCTCTAGGAAATTCAAGAAACATGGAGTCATTCCTTTGTCTACATATATGAAAGTCTACAAAGTAGGAGACATTGTAGACATTAAAGGAAATGGTGCCGTCCAAAAGGGTATGCCCCACAAAGCATACCATGGAAGAACTGGTCGTGTTTTCAATGTTACTCCACACGCACTTGGCGTTATCGTCAACAAAAGGGTCAGAGGAAAAATCATCCCTAAAAGAATTAACATCCGTATTGAACATGTGAACCATTCAAAATGCCGAGAAGATTTCTTGACGAGAGTAAAAACCAATGAGAAGTTGAGGAGAGAAGCTAAGGAGAAGAAAGTGCATGTAAATCTAAGAAGACAACCTGAACAACCCAGACCAAGTCACATTGTCAGCGGTAAAGTACCAGCAGTTTGTTTAGCACCAATTCCTTATGAATTTATTGCTTAA